The proteins below are encoded in one region of Helianthus annuus cultivar XRQ/B chromosome 2, HanXRQr2.0-SUNRISE, whole genome shotgun sequence:
- the LOC110890289 gene encoding sister chromatid cohesion protein PDS5 homolog A-like, translating into MKEALSSPMKALVAGSLLEHQSMDVKVSVASCLCEITRITAPEAPYSDEELKGVFQCIVSSLENLSDKSSRFYDKRVSILDSISKVRSCIIMLDLECYDLIVKMFEHFLNAVRDHHHGIAFSLMVNIMALVLEESKDISLDMLKPFLKSVKNNKEGILPVARKLGEEVIKKFADKIQPYLNKAMTNLNKAMTNLNDSLAHYSQVLTYVCEGTTHFAENNAEVLRCRKRLSILRRQ; encoded by the exons ATGAAAGAAGCACTTAGTTCACCGATGAAAGCCTTGGTTGCGGGGAGCCTTTTAGAACATCAGAGTATGGACGTGAAAGTTTCGGTAGCTTCATGCCTCTGTGAGATAACGAGAATTACAGCGCCCGAGGCCCCGTATAGTGACGAAGAATTGAAG GGTGTTTTCCAGTGTATTGTTTCTTCTTTAGAAAACCTATCAGACAAATCGAGCCGATTTTACGACAAAAGGGTCTCAATTCTTGACAGTATTTCCAAAGTTAGGTCATGTATTATAATGCTTGATCTCGAATGTTATGATTTGATCGTGAAAATGTTTGAGCACTTTCTGAATGCAGTACG GGACCATCACCATGGTATCGCATTTTCGTTAATGGTGAATATCATGGCTCTTGTGTTGGAAGAAAGTAAAGATATTTCACTCGATATGCTCAAACCctttttaaaaagtgttaaaaacAACAAAGAG GGCATCTTACCGGTCGCCAGAAAGTTGGGAGAAGAAGTGATTAAAAAGTTTGCAGATAAAATTCAGCCATACCTTAATAAAGCAATGACCAATTTGAACAAAGCAATGACCAATTTGAACGATTCATTGGCTCATTACAGTCAAGTTCTAACATATGTTTGTGAAGGCACTACTCACTTTGCTGAAAATAACGCCGAAGTGCTTCGGTGCAGAAAAAG GTTGTCGATACTGCGCCGGCAGTGA